From the Lolium rigidum isolate FL_2022 chromosome 2, APGP_CSIRO_Lrig_0.1, whole genome shotgun sequence genome, one window contains:
- the LOC124692587 gene encoding cryptochrome-1-like isoform X2 → MGGSERTVVWFRRDLRIDDNPALAAAARDGSVLPVFIWCPAEEGRFYPGRCSRWWLKESLAHLGRSLEALGCPLVLIRAEEGTLAALLRCVDSVGATRVVYNHLYDPISLVRDDKIKNELLGLGISMQSFSGDLLYEPWEVYDDNGHAFTTFNMYWEKCMRLPIEISPSLAPWRLVPVPGIENLHSSSVDNLGLESSKDEESSNALLSRAWSPGWRNAEKTLEDFVCHGLLDYSKDRMKVAGTTTSLLSPYFHYGEVSIRKVYQLVRMQQIKWENEGKSEGGESVNLFLRSIGLREYSRYMCFSFPFTHERSLLGNLKHYPWRVDEDRFKSWRQGMTGYPLVDAGMRELWATGWIHNRIRVIVSSFAVKFLLIPWTWGMKYFWDVLLDADIESDILGWQYISGSLPDGHELGRLDNPEVQGQKYDPDGEYVRTWIPELARMPAEWIHHPWDAPSSILEVAGVELGFNYPMPIVELNTARECLDDAISTMWQLDTAEKLAEFDGEVVEDNLSHIKSFDIPKVILKELPPSALQCDQKVPTADGRNHELQPKELNGANKQTTCVDVIKDSKMEDTSSVANSPISRKRSASGSAFYVPSCSSSVEVHSQNHHPGGPFIGSSRYILQKAERSCAGRR, encoded by the exons ATGGGCGGCTCCGAGAGGACCGTTGTGTGGTTCAGGAGGGACCTCAGGATCGACGACAACCCGgccttggccgccgccgccagggaCGGCTCCGTGCTCCCTGTCTTCATATGGTGCCCGGCCGAGGAAGGCCGCTTCTACCCCGGCCGCTGCTCCCGGTGGTGGCTCAAGGAGTCGCTTGCCCACCTTGGCAGGTCGCTGGAGGCGCTCGGGTGCCCGCTTGTGCTGATCCGGGCCGAGGAGGGCACCCTTGCCGCGCTTCTGCGGTGCGTTGATTCCGTCGGCGCTACTAGAGTTGTCTATAATCATCTATATG ACCCTATTTCACTTGTCCGGGATGACAAAATCAAGAATGAGCTTTTGGGCCTTGGAATTTCTATGCAGAGTTTCAGTGGTGATCTGCTATATGAGCCATGGGAAGTTTACGATGACAATGGGCATGCATTTACAACGTTCAATATGTATTGGGAAAAGTGCATGAGATTACCTATTGAAATATCACCATCGCTTGCACCTTGGAGGTTGGTGCCTGTTCCAG GTATAGAAAACCTTCATAGTAGTTCAGTTGATAACCTAGGTCTTGAATCAAGTAAGGATGAGGAATCAAGCAATGCTTTGCTAAGCAGGGCCTGGTCTCCTGGCTGGCGCAATGCGGAGAAGACGCTTGAGGATTTTGTGTGCCATGGTCTCCTTGATTATTCAAAAGACAGAATGAAGGTTGCAGGGACTACAACCTCGTTACTATCGCCATATTTTCATTATGGTGAGGTGAGTATAAGGAAAGTTTACCAACTTGTCAGAATGCAACAAATCAAGTGGGAAAATGAGGGGAAATCTGAAGGCGGGGAGAGTGTTAACTTGTTCTTGCGGTCAATTGGTCTTCGAGAATATTCACGTTATATGTGTTTCAGCTTCCCGTTTACACATGAAAGGTCGTTGCTGGGGAACTTGAAACACTACCCCTGGCGAGTAGATGAGGATAGGTTCAAGTCCTGGAGACAGGGAATGACAGGATACCCATTAGTAGATGCTGGCATGAGGGAGCTTTGGGCTACTGGCTGGATACATAATCGAATAAGAGTAATAGTTTCAAGCTTTGCTGTTAAATTTCTACTCATTCCATGGACTTGGGGGATGAAGTACTTTTGGGATGTTCTGTTGGATGCTGATATAGAAAGTGATATTCTTGGCTGGCAATACATATCTGGGAGTTTGCCTGATGGCCATGAGCTCGGTCGTCTTGATAATCCAGAG GTACAAGGTCAAAAGTATGATCCGGATGGTGAATATGTGAGAACTTGGATTCCAGAATTAGCTAGAATGCCAGCGGAGTGGATTCATCATCCATGGGATGCACCGAGCTCTATACTAGAAGTTGCTGGAGTTGAACTAGGTTTTAACTATCCTATGCCCATTGTAGAACTAAACACAGCTCGGGAGTGCTTAGATGATGCCATCTCCACAATGTGGCAATTGGATACAGCTGAAAAACTTGCAGAATTTGATGGTGAGGTTGTTGAAGACAACTTGAGCCATATCAAGAGCTTTGATATTCCAAAAGTTATTTTGAAGGAACTTCCTCCAAGTGCTCTGCAGTGCGATCAAAAAGTGCCCACTGCTGATGGCAGGAATCATGAGTTACAGCCTAAGGAACTGAATGGTGCAAATAAACAGACTACTTGTGTTGATGTGATCAAGGATTCAAAGATGGAAGACACGAGTTCCGTAGCAAACTCTCCAATATCAAGGAAAAGATCTGCCAGTGGTAGTGCATTTTATGTCCCATCTTGTTCATCTTCAGTTGAAGTGCACTCGCAGAATCATCATCCTGGTGGTCCTTTCATTGGGTCGTCAAGATACATCTTGCAGAAAGCAGAGAGGAGCTGTGCTG
- the LOC124692587 gene encoding cryptochrome-1-like isoform X1 produces MGGSERTVVWFRRDLRIDDNPALAAAARDGSVLPVFIWCPAEEGRFYPGRCSRWWLKESLAHLGRSLEALGCPLVLIRAEEGTLAALLRCVDSVGATRVVYNHLYDPISLVRDDKIKNELLGLGISMQSFSGDLLYEPWEVYDDNGHAFTTFNMYWEKCMRLPIEISPSLAPWRLVPVPGIENLHSSSVDNLGLESSKDEESSNALLSRAWSPGWRNAEKTLEDFVCHGLLDYSKDRMKVAGTTTSLLSPYFHYGEVSIRKVYQLVRMQQIKWENEGKSEGGESVNLFLRSIGLREYSRYMCFSFPFTHERSLLGNLKHYPWRVDEDRFKSWRQGMTGYPLVDAGMRELWATGWIHNRIRVIVSSFAVKFLLIPWTWGMKYFWDVLLDADIESDILGWQYISGSLPDGHELGRLDNPEVQGQKYDPDGEYVRTWIPELARMPAEWIHHPWDAPSSILEVAGVELGFNYPMPIVELNTARECLDDAISTMWQLDTAEKLAEFDGEVVEDNLSHIKSFDIPKVILKELPPSALQCDQKVPTADGRNHELQPKELNGANKQTTCVDVIKDSKMEDTSSVANSPISRKRSASGSAFYVPSCSSSVEVHSQNHHPGGPFIGSSRYILQKAERSCAGKAEDDDNADTGTSMSRPSKRPS; encoded by the exons ATGGGCGGCTCCGAGAGGACCGTTGTGTGGTTCAGGAGGGACCTCAGGATCGACGACAACCCGgccttggccgccgccgccagggaCGGCTCCGTGCTCCCTGTCTTCATATGGTGCCCGGCCGAGGAAGGCCGCTTCTACCCCGGCCGCTGCTCCCGGTGGTGGCTCAAGGAGTCGCTTGCCCACCTTGGCAGGTCGCTGGAGGCGCTCGGGTGCCCGCTTGTGCTGATCCGGGCCGAGGAGGGCACCCTTGCCGCGCTTCTGCGGTGCGTTGATTCCGTCGGCGCTACTAGAGTTGTCTATAATCATCTATATG ACCCTATTTCACTTGTCCGGGATGACAAAATCAAGAATGAGCTTTTGGGCCTTGGAATTTCTATGCAGAGTTTCAGTGGTGATCTGCTATATGAGCCATGGGAAGTTTACGATGACAATGGGCATGCATTTACAACGTTCAATATGTATTGGGAAAAGTGCATGAGATTACCTATTGAAATATCACCATCGCTTGCACCTTGGAGGTTGGTGCCTGTTCCAG GTATAGAAAACCTTCATAGTAGTTCAGTTGATAACCTAGGTCTTGAATCAAGTAAGGATGAGGAATCAAGCAATGCTTTGCTAAGCAGGGCCTGGTCTCCTGGCTGGCGCAATGCGGAGAAGACGCTTGAGGATTTTGTGTGCCATGGTCTCCTTGATTATTCAAAAGACAGAATGAAGGTTGCAGGGACTACAACCTCGTTACTATCGCCATATTTTCATTATGGTGAGGTGAGTATAAGGAAAGTTTACCAACTTGTCAGAATGCAACAAATCAAGTGGGAAAATGAGGGGAAATCTGAAGGCGGGGAGAGTGTTAACTTGTTCTTGCGGTCAATTGGTCTTCGAGAATATTCACGTTATATGTGTTTCAGCTTCCCGTTTACACATGAAAGGTCGTTGCTGGGGAACTTGAAACACTACCCCTGGCGAGTAGATGAGGATAGGTTCAAGTCCTGGAGACAGGGAATGACAGGATACCCATTAGTAGATGCTGGCATGAGGGAGCTTTGGGCTACTGGCTGGATACATAATCGAATAAGAGTAATAGTTTCAAGCTTTGCTGTTAAATTTCTACTCATTCCATGGACTTGGGGGATGAAGTACTTTTGGGATGTTCTGTTGGATGCTGATATAGAAAGTGATATTCTTGGCTGGCAATACATATCTGGGAGTTTGCCTGATGGCCATGAGCTCGGTCGTCTTGATAATCCAGAG GTACAAGGTCAAAAGTATGATCCGGATGGTGAATATGTGAGAACTTGGATTCCAGAATTAGCTAGAATGCCAGCGGAGTGGATTCATCATCCATGGGATGCACCGAGCTCTATACTAGAAGTTGCTGGAGTTGAACTAGGTTTTAACTATCCTATGCCCATTGTAGAACTAAACACAGCTCGGGAGTGCTTAGATGATGCCATCTCCACAATGTGGCAATTGGATACAGCTGAAAAACTTGCAGAATTTGATGGTGAGGTTGTTGAAGACAACTTGAGCCATATCAAGAGCTTTGATATTCCAAAAGTTATTTTGAAGGAACTTCCTCCAAGTGCTCTGCAGTGCGATCAAAAAGTGCCCACTGCTGATGGCAGGAATCATGAGTTACAGCCTAAGGAACTGAATGGTGCAAATAAACAGACTACTTGTGTTGATGTGATCAAGGATTCAAAGATGGAAGACACGAGTTCCGTAGCAAACTCTCCAATATCAAGGAAAAGATCTGCCAGTGGTAGTGCATTTTATGTCCCATCTTGTTCATCTTCAGTTGAAGTGCACTCGCAGAATCATCATCCTGGTGGTCCTTTCATTGGGTCGTCAAGATACATCTTGCAGAAAGCAGAGAGGAGCTGTGCTGGTAAG